The following proteins are co-located in the Saccharomycodes ludwigii strain NBRC 1722 chromosome V, whole genome shotgun sequence genome:
- the VAM6 gene encoding Vam6p (similar to Saccharomyces cerevisiae YDL077C | VAM6 | VAcuolar Morphogenesis) — MFRPHLISSITFTPDDDNNEKILGIVSISSNRSVAVTSMGHILAYDNEKLLQTYKNILVNKIDNISFNVNDMKYSFALSTIFIQLDKSIELLSSSNFNHYDTILDKGGFQTKLFLFEQQQVSHNNKNDKYDDIDDIVHKGKKLLCYATKQNGNFVLLKCFIWNEKNNFERFLEKNIVINHGDEVVRDFNFYNNKIYVATTHNAYVWDILGPYQTPIKINNFYKKKWFNIIDTILREEQLIQKNGYKNTNQISLADDIDTNNDILSTYTRSVINEQSSVTSIKSKSSWFQSWFPSMNSTNIIYPNMRFIEKYKKRQYFYKFYKSSLDEKLYLITYNGKVYQLSNNVKENRHNNAKVPSLLEINEYSPVLIQALPLWNSYPLVDLNFFYCYDSKVVTIYHPIYGYTYGQLFLDSDDDSIELVHNIDEHIIIKTKNNSIKVYSISVDDCNDCDIYDDSLVSYQERMVFWDTVLFDESCRRHEKEHDNANFFRNQLLKSRDISVVWGLKCLDHVINFKNNLLLQKYCVSQIFDVFVNFLAPPDLIIPYINMLSGNLNRAYVIPYFIEIRRYLQNLQDKNWDKCLWKNLKIDTDFFTIEQSQLKDDLFFNHRQNISTKGNKESSLEQLLILVDTTLFELYLRTSPSLLGPFLRLHNMCDADVVVKELTEKHKFQELINFYFTRKDHERALYFITHLNDYVPNVPLDVIVELTFSYIRQLTNENINVIFKYLNWIFEQDWQDKSTKDLVETIFFQDTTQFDNLKVFEYIVSMDTELGYLYLEYCIDTLACKNPEIYSKLITYYLKNLTPLNLKKVHALVETKPYYESFELLSLLDDKLNTASKKLTDNEKKILTHCKTFALKKMGDHKAALKILITDLNNYPMAKQYCESVIKSGDGSDDTSVLTDFVDVLKKEPNHNKFLLFLQDFAVYCTPSFLVNLIPLDISINAISKYLLENVILKQKMLLNDERLKKSMYKVSLIDKDYKLLEKKAEYFIIPEHSKCVVCKKPVSISRVPDGIFQGFTLNGKNVVVHFNCGNLLAKKLKNNKQVKKLSTLGNK; from the coding sequence atgtttagaCCTCATTTAATATCATCAATTACTTTTACCcctgatgatgataataatgaaaaaatattgggcATAGTATCTATAAGCTCTAATAGATCAGTAGCTGTCACTTCCATGGGTCATATTTTAGCTTATGATAACGAAAAACTATTACAAacatacaaaaatatactGGTGAATAAAATCGATAATATTAGTTTCAATGTAAACGATATGAAGTATAGTTTTGCTTTATCtaccatttttattcaattagATAAATCAATTGAACTTTTATCTTCAAGTAATTTTAATCATTATGATACCATACTTGATAAGGGGGGTTttcaaacaaaattatttttattcgaGCAACAACAGGTATCacataacaataaaaacgaTAAATATGATGATATTGACGATATTGTCCACAAGGGGAAAAAGTTGTTGTGTTACGCAACTAAGCAAAACGGTAATTTTGtacttttaaaatgttTCATATGGAAcgagaaaaataattttgaaagattcttggaaaaaaatatagtaaTTAATCATGGAGATGAAGTTGTTAGAGATTTCAATTtctacaataataaaatttatgttGCAACCACCCATAATGCCTATGTTTGGGATATTTTGGGTCCGTATCAAACGcccataaaaataaataatttttataagaaaaaatggTTTAACATTATCGATACAATACTGAGAGAAGAACAACtcatacaaaaaaatggatataaaaacacaaaTCAAATAAGTTTAGCAGATGATATTGATacaaataatgatatattATCCACATACACTCGTTCAGTGATTAATGAACAATCTTCTGTAACAAGTATCAAATCTAAAAGTTCATGGTTTCAATCATGGTTTCCAAGCATGAACTCAACAAATATTATCTATCCAAACATGAGATTCATCGAAAAATACAAGAAACGACAATACTTTTACAAATTCTACAAGTCATCTCTGGATGAAAAATTGTATTTGATAACTTATAATGGGAAAGTTTATCAGCTTTCTAACAATGTTAAAGAAAATCGACACAACAACGCTAAAGTCCCAAGTTTACTggaaataaatgaatattCCCCCGTATTAATACAAGCTTTACCTCTATGGAATTCATATCCATTAGTCGACTTGAACTTCTTTTATTGCTACGATTCCAAAGTCGTAACAATTTACCATCCTATATATGGATACACCTATGgtcaattatttttggacAGCGATGACGATTCAATTGAATTGGTACACAATATAGATGAgcatataataattaaaaccaaaaacaaCAGTATAAAAGTATATTCCATATCCGTAGACGATTGCAACGATTGCGATATTTATGATGATAGTTTAGTGTCTTATCAAGAAAGGATGGTGTTTTGGGATACAGTACTGTTTGATGAATCGTGTAGAAGACATGAAAAGGAACATGATAATGCAAACTTTTTTCGAAATCAACTGTTAAAATCAAGAGACATTTCTGTGGTTTGGGGCTTAAAATGTCTAGATCATGTAATTAActtcaaaaacaatttattattgcaAAAATATTGTGTATCTCAGATATTTGATGTTTTCGTTAATTTTTTAGCGCCTCCTGATCTAATAATTCCCTATATTAATATGTTATCTGGGAACTTGAACCGTGCTTATGTGATTCCATATTTTATAGAGATTAGAAGATATTTACAAAACTTACAAGACAAAAATTGGGATAAATGTCTTTGgaagaatttgaaaattgatacggatttttttacaattgaACAGTCGCAACTAAAAGatgatttgtttttcaatcACCGCCAAAATATCAGCacaaaaggaaataaagaAAGTAGCCTGGAACAACTACTAATTTTGGTAGACACTACCTTATTTGAATTATATCTAAGAACAAGTCCCTCTTTGTTAGGTCCATTTTTAAGATTACACAATATGTGCGATGCTGACGTTGTAGTGAAAGAATTGACTGAAAAACATAAATTCCAAGaattgataaatttttattttacaagGAAAGATCATGAAAGagctttatattttataactCATCTGAACGATTATGTTCCCAATGTTCCCCTCGATGTCATTGTAGAATTAACATTCAGTTATATAAGACAGTTGACAAacgaaaatataaatgttattttcaaGTATTTGAATTGGATTTTTGAACAGGATTGGCAGGATAAATCTACCAAGGATCTGGTggaaacaatatttttccaGGATACTACTCAAtttgataatttaaaagttttcgAATACATTGTCAGTATGGATACTGAGCTGGGGTATCTATATTTAGAATATTGTATTGATACCTTGGCATGTAAAAACCCAGAAATTTATTCCAAGCTAATtacttattatttaaagaatCTAACGCCTTTAAATTTGAAGAAAGTACATGCATTGGTGGAAACAAAGCCTTATTATGAATCTTTTGAACTATTAAGTTTGTTGGACGACAAATTAAATACTGcttccaaaaaattaaccgataacgaaaaaaaaatattgacgCATTGTAAAACCTTtgcattaaaaaagatggGTGATCATAAGGCGGCACTAAAAATTCTAATTACCGATTTGAATAATTACCCAATGGCCAAACAGTATTGTGAATCTGTTATTAAAAGTGGTGATGGAAGTGACGATACATCAGTCTTAACTGATTTTGTTGACGTATTGAAAAAGGAACCCAAccataataaatttttattattcttgcAAGATTTTGCAGTATACTGTACCCCCTCCTTTCTAGTAAATTTAATTCCATTAGATATCTCAATTAATGCTATTAGCAAATATTTGCTCGAGAAtgtaatattaaaacaaaaaatgttgTTAAATGATGAAAGATTGAAGAAATCCATGTACAAAGTTAGTTTAATTGATAAAGATTACAAATTATTGGAGAAAAAGGCTGAATACTTTATAATTCCTGAGCACTCAAAATGTGTTGTTTGTAAGAAACCGGTATCTATAAGCAGGGTTCCAGATGGCATTTTCCAAGGTTTTACTCTAAATGGCAAAAATGTTGTTGTCCATTTCAATTGCGGTAATTTGCTagccaaaaaattaaaaaataataaacaggttaaaaaattatcaactCTAGGCAATAAATGA
- the BLS1 gene encoding Bls1p (similar to Saccharomyces cerevisiae YLR408C | BLS1 | BLoS1-homologue), which yields MDDIDKLINAHVPTKIAKLQWDIERTSDYITNKQLNDVVALHDKDLTSNLLKLDKFINKYDGIFLKHKNFLQKNAELLDKDIRILEMTMDLVQSANDTAYSN from the coding sequence ATGGACGATATTGACAAACTAATTAATGCGCACGtaccaacaaaaatagCCAAGTTGCAATGGGATATCGAAAGGACTAGTGATTATAtcacaaataaacaattaaatgATGTGGTAGCACTACATGATAAGGATTTGACTTCTAATTTGCTTAAATTAGataaatttatcaataagTATGATGGAATATTCCTTAAACACAAgaattttttacaaaaaaatgcagAATTACTAGACAAAGATATTAGAATATTAGAAATGACTATGGATTTGGTACAAAGTGCTAATGATACTGCCTATAGTAACTAG
- the UTP21 gene encoding rRNA-processing protein UTP21 (similar to Saccharomyces cerevisiae YLR409C | UTP21 | U Three Protein) encodes MTQEQSTKKRKIVSQQLTSHSSKHASKIFSPFRVIGNVTNNTPFSIGTLGSTFYIVTSVGKSFQIYDANNLHLLFVSEGETESFITCLHAHYHHVYVSFSNKIGIYKRGRQESLIEIEQIKNKRDKINNLLVFGDYLIASTSESQNVFVYRKNNKSNESNTVNINYSFYTSLKGNIVSDIVSLIHLPTYLNKIVVVTKKNMLLFNIRTGRLLFTSEEFPSEITSAEAAPVLDVLGLTTSNGEVILYNIRQGRVLRNFRPHGSSRITSLSFRTDGSSHISVGYANGDLVFYDLNRHSRIHVISSVHKEINGGVSKSCFLNGQPIIVTAGGDNQLKEYVFDPSLSIDQDDEESTVVQPPRLLRSRGGHSKPPTKVIFVDKDAHYLLSASQDQSIWAFSLRKDAQSQELSQRPTTKGKKSKLHGKLPSVTDLAIELTRAGDWDNIVTSHEGSERAYSWNSKTKRLGSHIFETTDGGFVSCVSISSCGNFSFIGSSKGGIAVYNLQSGKLRKKFNLHKQSVTGICVDSMNRKMVSVGLDGIVGFYDFAKSKYLGKLELDSPITQMKHHKTSDLFALALDDLSVVVLDALTQKVVRQFYGHDNRITSFDFSPDGRWIVSASLDSTIRTWDLPTGGCIDGVKVDSVATNIVFSPNGEYLATSHVNGNGISIWTNRAQFKPISTRQIEEEDFVRIMSPTSTSDGGVTMLDGAFDDEDENQDSEYYDNYTSVEQIDRSLITLSIGPRSKMNTLVNLETIKRRSKPVEPPKKPEKAPFFLQLTGSAVGDDASNREGVAADTTAQEQLVSQNSSTHTINEANLGTFKPTGRIGFESKFTNLLRTNAETSNYTEFLGYLLSLSPSSVDLEIRSLNCFEPYDELIWFIEALTFCLKTNKDYDLAEAFMAMLLKVHGDVIHTHREIKPALVEWNNTHNGKQENLDDLVKFCSSILNFVNTSM; translated from the coding sequence ATGACCCAAGAACAATctactaaaaaaagaaaaattgtcTCACAGCAATTAACTTCTCACTCTTCTAAACACGCATCAAAGATCTTTTCTCCCTTTAGAGTTATTGGTAAtgttactaataatacacCATTTTCTATTGGTACATTAGGTTCAACATTTTATATTGTAACTAGTGTTGGTAAGAGTTTCCAAATATACGATGCCAATAATCTACATCTATTGTTTGTTTCTGAAGGGGAAACTGaatcttttattacttGTTTACATGCTCACTACCATCATGTTTATGTCTCGttttccaataaaattGGTATTTATAAAAGAGGTAGACAAGAATCATTGATTGAAATcgaacaaattaaaaacaaaagagaTAAGATTAATAATCTATTAGTTTTCGGTGATTATTTAATTGCAAGCACTTCGGAATCCCAAAATGTTTTCGTGTAtcgaaaaaataataaatccaaTGAGTCTAATACagttaatattaattattcGTTCTATACTAGTTTAAAAGGTAACATTGTTTCAGACATTGTCAGTCTAATCCATCTACCAACatatttaaacaaaattgttgttgtgacaaaaaaaaatatgttgttatttaatattcGTACTGGTAGGTTGTTATTTACCAGCGAGGAATTTCCATCTGAGATTACCAGTGCAGAAGCAGCACCTGTCTTAGATGTTTTAGGTTTAACTACTTCTAATGGAGAAGTTATATTGTATAACATTAGACAGGGGAGAGTTTTACGCAATTTTAGACCACATGGCTCTTCAAGAATTACATCTTTATCCTTTAGAACCGACGGTTCTTCACATATTTCAGTTGGTTATGCCAATGGGGATTTGGTGTTTTACGACCTAAATCGTCATTCAAGGATACATGTTATCTCCTCGGTCCACAAGGAAATTAATGGTGGTGTTTCCAAATCTTGTTTTCTAAATGGTCAGCCTATTATTGTCACAGCTGGTGGCGATAACCAACTAAAAGAATACGTGTTTGATCCGTCATTATCTATAGATCAAGATGATGAGGAAAGTACAGTTGTTCAACCCCCAAGATTGTTACGTTCTAGAGGTGGTCATTCTAAACCACCTACAAAAGTAATATTTGTTGATAAGGATGCACATTACTTGTTGAGTGCCTCTCAGGACCAATCTATATGGGCCTTTTCCTTAAGAAAAGATGCACAATCACAAGAATTATCTCAAAGACCAACTACTAAGGGAAAGAAAAGTAAATTACACGGCAAACTTCCCTCCGTCACTGATTTGGCCATTGAATTAACCCGTGCTGGTGATTGGGATAATATAGTTACTTCCCACGAAGGTTCTGAGCGTGCTTATTCTTGGAATTCCAAAACGAAAAGGTTAGGAAGCCATATTTTTGAGACCACTGATGGTGGGTTTGTGAGCTGTGTTAGTATTTCTTCTTGTGGCAATTTCTCATTTATTGGTAGTAGTAAAGGTGGTATAGCTGTTTATAATTTGCAAAGTGGGAAATTACggaaaaaatttaacttACATAAACAATCTGTTACAGGGATTTGTGTTGATAGCATGAATCGTAAGATGGTCTCCGTTGGTTTGGACGGAATAGTCGGCTTTTATGATTTTGctaaatcaaaatatttaggTAAGCTAGAGTTGGACTCACCCATAACCCAAATGAAACACCATAAAACCAGCGATTTGTTCGCTTTGGCGTTAGATGATTTAagtgttgttgttcttgATGCGCTCACGCAAAAAGTTGTTCGTCAATTCTATGGACACGATAATCGTATTACCTCATTTGATTTTTCACCAGATGGTAGATGGATTGTATCAGCATCTCTTGATTCTACTATAAGAACTTGGGATTTGCCTACAGGCGGTTGCATCGATGGTGTTAAAGTTGACAGTGTCGCAACTAACATAGTTTTCTCTCCAAACGGTGAATATTTGGCTACTTCTCACGTGAATGGTAACGGGATTTCTATTTGGACTAATAGGGCTCAATTCAAACCCATTTCAACCCGTCaaattgaagaagaagattttGTCAGAATTATGTCCCCCACTAGCACAAGTGATGGTGGTGTGACAATGTTGGATGGTGCTTTTgatgatgaggatgaaAACCAAGATTCTGAGTATTATGACAACTATACCTCTGTTGAACAAATCGACAGATCATTAATTACGTTATCCATTGGCCCAAGAAGTAAAATGAATACTTTGGTTAATTTAGAAACCATTAAGCGACGTTCCAAACCTGTTGAGCCACCAAAAAAACCTGAAAAGGCTCCATTTTTCTTGCAATTGACCGGCTCTGCTGTTGGTGATGACGCGTCTAATAGAGAAGGCGTTGCAGCCGATACTACCGCACAAGAACAACTTGTATCCCAGAATTCATCCACACACACTATAAATGAAGCCAATTTGGGTACTTTCAAGCCCACGGGTCGTATTGGATTTGAGTCTAAATTTACCAATTTATTAAGGACTAATGCAGAAACTAGTAATTATACTGAATTTTTGGGATATTTACTATCCTTAAGTCCATCTTCTGTAGATTTGGAAATTAGATCTTTGAATTGTTTTGAACCCTACGACGAATTGATCTGGTTTATTGAAGCATTGacattttgtttaaaaacaaataaagaCTACGATTTGGCAGAAGCGTTTATGGCCATGTTATTAAAGGTGCATGGAGATGTCATTCACACACACAGAGAAATTAAGCCAGCTCTGGTGGAGTGGAATAATACACATAACGGCAAGCAAGAAAATTTAGATGATTTAGTTAAATTTTGTTCATcgattttaaattttgtaaaCACATCTATGTAG
- the GAG1 gene encoding Gag1p (similar to Saccharomyces cerevisiae YLR407W | putative protein of unknown function), with amino-acid sequence MTNHTLNSKRSFAKLKSQSSIGSSLKSIFEKCKAKLHNIAQYSLDNISDDDNNYRLYHHYHRRDNTHRDFHKTNNHDMTDSQVANLIDDLFIDSDQENVTHANEEIKHKKSERLLSLKLTSIPPSTNNENTKNIESLNNNSTKNFTIDTGHHVATSTVNTNTIISDELPKVPEHSSTLDNLFENMTTSSPILLNFKKKNAFNNDNNTGMEVFRKSEDRCSGTSVAPNSGSDFLSSISKNKSNNSSVNTNSTNNINRNTSGDDKDNNSNHNDEDIHDNKSTSDSETQEDTISNYDVHKECQMLRLKQGDKFKGGDEIFIKRRELHYKRFKELENIVVDKDEDCNDALFEEIPEDAYYNIYRILLVEDKPLKKPLNLANALKVVNAGWISDKTWENAVHGKF; translated from the coding sequence atgacAAATCATACTTTAAATTCCAAAAGGTCCTTTGCCAAATTGAAATCTCAATCTTCTATTGGTTCAAGTTTAAAATCTATCTTTGAAAAATGTAAAGCTAAACTACATAATATTGCCCAATATAGTTTAGATAATATaagtgatgatgataacaATTATAGACTCTACCACCACTATCATAGGAGAGATAATACTCATAGAGACTTTCACAAAACTAATAACCATGATATGACTGACAGTCAAGTTGCCAACCTAATAGacgatttatttattgatagTGATCAAGAAAATGTTACCCATGCAAATgaagaaataaaacacaaaaaGTCTGAAAGGCTTTTGTCACTTAAGTTAACTTCTATTCCTCCGTCTACCAACAATGAAAATACTAAAAACATTGAAAGtctaaataataattccaCTAAAAATTTTACTATTGATACTGGGCACCATGTTGCCACATCCACtgttaatactaataccaTCATAAGTGACGAATTACCAAAAGTTCCTGAACATTCTTCAACTTTAGACAACCTGTTCGAAAATATGACCACATCTTCACCTATTTTACTGaactttaaaaagaaaaatgccTTTAACaatgacaataatactGGGATGGAAGTTTTCAGAAAAAGTGAAGACAGATGTAGTGGTACCAGTGTTGCCCCAAACAGTGGTTCCGACTTTTTATCTTCAATCTCCAAAAATAAGTCCAACAATTCCTCAGTAAACACCAACAGCActaacaatattaatagaaATACAAGCGGTGATGATAAAGACAACAATAGCAATCATAACGACGAAGATATTCATGACAATAAAAGCACTAGTGATAGTGAAACACAAGAAGATACGATCAGTAACTATGACGTACATAAGGAATGCCAAATGTTGCGGTTGAAACAAGGCGATAAATTTAAAGGAGGCgatgaaatatttatcaaaagaAGAGAATTACATTACAAAAGATTTAAAGAACTTGAAAATATAGTTGTGgataaagatgaagatTGCAACGATGCTTTGTTTGAGGAGATACCTGAAGATgcatattataatatttatcgAATTTTATTGGTTGAAGATAAACCTTTGAAGAAGCCTTTGAACTTAGCTAATGCATTAAAGGTTGTTAATGCTGGATGGATAAGTGATAAAACATGGGAAAATGCAGTACATGGTAAATTTTGA